From a single Vitis vinifera cultivar Pinot Noir 40024 chromosome 18, ASM3070453v1 genomic region:
- the LOC100261560 gene encoding protein MULTIPLE CHLOROPLAST DIVISION SITE 1 translates to MALVWNPQFHSISSQPSICGWKHGISSNILEHRRELGLSYSRYNWVQQRTARSFLFRALSKSANSDEDKVVKTETEINGWKNSIGKLQETIKSFPPVVFVMKKDVGINFAIGLCVATTILVVAVRVYVARKVSSSRPGSVADLVRRGQLRSDRRGISSPLKYEDPFNNPLVKVGKSNSTVEMCGKVYRLAPVTLTKEQQAIHQKRRSRAYQWKRPTMFLKEGDSIPSDVDPDTVRWIPANHPFATTASEIDEGLAQNNVYQKHGVPFRIQAEHEALQRKLEALQSEQKLNKLVIDPTNAKDFERPFKHLTSHEQAGQGPSNRIGSDSSPEEMQKP, encoded by the exons ATGGCATTAGTTTGGAATCCACaatttcattccatttcttCTCAG CCCTCAATCTGCGGTTGGAAGCATGGGATTTCTTCAAACATACTTGAACATAGAAGAGAATTGGGGTTAAGTTATAGTCGCTATAACTGGGTTCAACAAAGGACGGCTCGAAGTTTTCTGTTCAGAGCCTTAAGCAAGTCTGCGAATTCTGATGAAGATAAAGTTGTTAAAACCGAGACAGAAATCAATGGTTGGAAAAACTCAATTGGAAAACTTCAAGAAACGATTAAATCTTTTCCTCCTGTTGTTTTTGTG ATGAAAAAGGATGTGGGAATAAATTTTGCCATTGGATTATGTGTTGCAACAACAATTTTGGTTGTTGCCGTCAGAGTATATGTGGCAAGGAAGGTGAGTAGCAGCCGTCCTGGTTCTGTTGCCGATCTTGTCAGACGTGGTCAGCTGAGATCTGATAGAAGAGGCAT CTCAAGTCCTCTCAAGTATGAAGACCCATTTAATAACCCATTGGTGAAAGTTGGTAAGAGCAATTCCACAGTAGAAATGTGTGGAAAGGTGTATCGGTTGGCGCCGGTGACTCTTACAAAAGAGCAGCAAGCAATCCACCAGAAAAGGAGGTCACGAGCATATCAGTGGAAGAGACCAACCATGTTTCTTAAAGAAGGAGACTCAATACCTTCCGATGTTGACCCTGATACAGTCAGGTGGATTCCTGCAAATCATCCTTTTGCTACCACTGCTAGTGAAATTGATGAGGGCTTGGCTCAAAACAATGTCTATCAAAAGCATGGTGTTCCATTCCGTATTCAGGCTGAACATGAGGCACTGCAGAGAAAGCTGGAAGCACTCCAGAGT GAGCAAAAGCTCAATAAATTAGTTATTGATCCCACAAATGCTAAAGATTTTGAGAGACCATTCAAACATTTAACGTCACACGAGCAGGCAGGACAGGGCCCCTCTAATCGCATAGGGAGTGATTCTTCCCCGGAGGAAATGCAGAAACCCTAA
- the LOC100266753 gene encoding RING-H2 finger protein ATL8 codes for MTHPSRFLGGVNSSATASQESAAVDSDFVVILAALLCALICVLGLVAVARCAWLRRISGAANLPGGSAPQTPANKGLKKKILRSLPKVTYAAETAGNLTDCAICLTEFVGGDEIRVLPQCGHGFHVGCIDTWLGSHCSCPSCRQILVVARCQKCGGVPASSSSTGAETESRLKEREDDVNREAFDCAHGIEKRNAVVVSPVNGVGGSFFSTCVHALGSCGAYSNPH; via the exons ATGACTCATCCGTCTAGATTCCTCGGCGGCGTGAACTCCTCGGCGACCGCATCACAGGAGTCCGCCGCCGTCGACTCCGACTTCGTCGTCATCCTCGCCGCGCTCCTCTGCGCCCTAATCTGCGTCCTCGGCCTCGTTGCAGTAGCTCGCTGCGCCTGGCTCCGCCGGATCTCCGGCGCAGCGAACCTCCCGGGCGGTTCCGCTCCTCAAACTCCGGCCAACAAAGGCTTGAAGAAGAAGATCCTCCGATCCCTCCCGAAGGTTACCTACGCAGCCGAGACCGCCGGAAACCTAACGGACTGCGCTATCTGCTTGACTGAATTCGTCGGAGGAGACGAAATCCGAGTGCTGCCGCAGTGCGGGCACGGGTTCCACGTCGGATGCATCGACACATGGCTAGGATCTCATTGTTCTTGCCCTTCGTGCAGGCAGATTCTGGTTGTTGCCAGATGTCAGAAGTGTGGAGGAGTTCCAGCAAGCTCCAGCAGCACCGGAGCTGAGACGGAGTCCAGATTGAAGGAGAGAGAAGACGATGTGAATAG AGAAGCATTTGACTGCGCCCACGGAATCGAGAAAAGGAATGCAGTGGTGGTGAGTCCTGTAAATGGAGTCGGTGGTTCCTTCTTCTCCACGTGTGTTCACGCCTTGGGCTCTTGCGGTGCGTATTCTAATCCCCATTGA
- the LOC100244433 gene encoding outer envelope pore protein 21, chloroplastic, producing the protein METSLRYGGDTKALRIHAKEKFPIDLKTHLLVRGELDTRIGAPSYVSAVIRHFYPDLSASLGVGLQYDKHEKLRYSVRGKKTFPVTTDGLLSFNVKGQCDVDKEFRERKSRGAAEFSWSIFNFQRDQDVRIKVGYEVFDKVPYLQIRENNWTLNADINGRWNVRFDL; encoded by the exons ATGGAGACTTCCCTCAGATATGGCGGAGACACCAAAGCTCTCAGAATCCATGCCAAGGAGAAGTTCCCCATCGACTTAAAAACCCACTTGCTG GTTCGGGGTGAGCTAGATACAAGAATTGGAGCTCCCAGTTATGTGAGTGCAGTAATAAGACACTTCTACCCAGAT TTATCAGCCAGCCTTGGCGTAGGATTGCAATATGATAAACATGAAAAGCTTCGATATAGTGTACGAGGAAAAAAGACATTTCCTGTGACAACTGATGGCTTGTTGAGCTTTAATGTCAAGGGACAATGTGATGTTGACAAAGAATTTAGAGAG AGGAAATCAAGAGGAGCTGCTGAATTTAGTTGGAGCATATTCAATTTTCAGAGAGACCAAGATGTTCGGATCAAAGTTGGCTATGAAGTCTTTGACAAG GTTCCATATTTGCAAATCAGGGAAAACAATTGGACCCTCAATGCTGATATTAATGGTAGATGGAATGTGAGGTTTGACTTGTGA
- the LOC100249589 gene encoding dolichyl-diphosphooligosaccharide--protein glycosyltransferase subunit 1A: protein MGFRFDLFIVLIAILSVPVLSDLILSKVDRRIDLTSQVVRITSTLKVENSGNDPVSEVLLAFPEHQEKNLAYLTASFREGKGKGKGSTSSLPVEVVHPQGMPPALVFYSVSLPKGLGKGESLTLDVLVVFTHSLKPFPKEITQADFQLVVFQDSGHYLSPYEVKFQSLSVKLPDARIESYTRLENTKTVGSEIKYGPYENHPPFSYSPIVVHFEQNQPFAVAEQLVREIEISHWGNVQVTEHYKLIHAGAQSKGEFSRLDYQARPHVRGASAFRHLVAKLPPRAHSVYFRDEIGNISTSHLWGDLKKTELEIEPRYPMFGGWRTSFFIGYGLPLQDFLFESGGKRFLNITFGCPMNEVVIDNLIVKVVLPEGSRDISVSAPFAVKQWQETKLSHLDIVGRPVAVLEKTNVVPEHNQHFQVYYKFNNISLLREPLMLISGFFFLFVTCIVYMHVDMSISKSSASYVMKLLWEEIQAAIQQVHDIISRCLSIHDKLEASLRDLSRTGDVQACKAARKASDGQLKELSKELRPLLAFLQSSPQAAQILPKVEELVAKERELQEKLMLKHTTVADSYEKKSGGKEIENRIASQQQKIVALRQEVDDLLDYIDEI, encoded by the exons ATGGGGTTTCGGTTCGATCTATTTATCGTTTTAATCGCCATACTTTCAGTACCCGTGCTTTCCGATTTGATCCTCTCCAAGGTTGATCGGCGC ATTGATTTGACATCCCAAGTAGTACGCATCACTTCAACACTCAAG GTGGAGAATTCGGGAAATGATCCAGTCTCAGAGGTTTTGTTGGCCTTTCCTGAACACCAGGAGAAAAATTTGGCATATTTAACAGCAAGCTTTCGTGAAGGGAAAGGAAAAGGCAAAGGTTCTACCTCCAGTCTCCCTGTTGAAGTTGTCCACCCTCAAGGAATGCCCCCAGCATTGGTCTTTTATTCAGTGTCTTTACCCAAGGGACTGGGTAAAGGGGAAAGTTTGACTTTGGATGTCTTGGTTGTATTCACTCATTCACTGAAACCATTTCCTAAGGAAATCACTCAGGCAGATTTTCAGCTCGTCGTGTTCCAGGATAGTGGACATTATCTCTCTCCTTATGAAGTCAAGTTCCAGTCACTTAGTGTTAAGTTGCCTGATGCAAGAATTGAATCTTATACTAGACTAGAGAATACCAAGACAGTTGGTTCCGAGATCAAATATGGCCCATATGAGAATCATCCCCCCTTCTCATACTCACCTATAGTTGTCCATTTTGAGCAAAATCAACCCTTTGCTGTTGCTGAACAGTTAGTGAGAGAAATAGAAATTTCCCACTGGGGCAATGTGCAAGTCACAGAACATTATAAACTCATCCATGCAGGTGCTCAGAGCAAGGGGGAATTTTCGAG GCTTGATTATCAAGCCAGACCACATGTGAGAGGTGCATCAGCATTTAGGCATCTTGTTGCAAAATTGCCACCAAGAGCTCATTCTGTTTATTTCAGGGATGAAATTGGCAACATTTCAACATCTCATTTGTGGGGTGATTTGAAGAag ACGGAACTGGAAATTGAGCCTAGATATCCAATGTTTGGTGGGTGGAGAACTTCCTTTTTCATTGGATATGGCCTGCCACTCCAGGACTTTTTATTTGAGTCAGGGGGAAAACGTTTCCTCAACATCACTTTTGGGTGTCCGATGAATGAGGTTGTCATTGACAATCTCATTGTGAAG GTTGTTCTACCTGAGGGATCCAGAGATATTTCTGTTTCTGCTCCATTTGCGGTAAAACAATGGCAAGAG ACAAAACTTTCCCATTTGGACATTGTTGGTAGACCTGTGGCTGTGCTAGAAAAGACCAATGTTGTGCCAGAGCATAATCAACATTTTCAG GTCTATTACAAGTTCAACAACATTTCATTGCTTAGGGAGCCGCTGATGCTGATTTCTgggtttttcttcctttttgtcacttgcattgtatatatGCATGTTGACATGTCAATCTCCAAGTCTTCTGCTTCTTATGTGATGAAATTACTGTGGGAAGAG ATCCAGGCAGCAATTCAGCAGGTTCATGATATCATTAGCCGATGTTTATCCATCCATGATAAACTAGAAGCATCATTACGTGATCTCTCCAGGACTGGGGATGTTCAAGCTTGTAAAGCAGCTCGTAAAGCATCTGATGGTCAATTGAAAGAGCTTTCAAAAGAGTTGAGGCCCCTACTGGCATTCTTGCAATCTTCTCCACAGGCTGCCCAGATATTGCCCAAG GTGGAGGAGCTGGTTGCCAAGGAGAGAGAGTTGCAAGAGAAACTAATGTTAAAACATACAACAGTTGCCGATAGTTATGAGAAGAAGTCCGGGGGAAAGGAAATTGAGAACCGAATTGCTTCACAGCAGCAGAAAATTGTAGCTCTAAGACAGGAGGTCGATGATCTTCTTGACTACATTGATGAGATATAG
- the LOC100254701 gene encoding peptidyl-prolyl cis-trans isomerase FKBP18, chloroplastic: MASIRSIHRWDVDNLLLTPTSSAIQTQPPKHVILPMPISRRCAILISVLPFSVISQPHSSDARERRTKKNIPLEDYLTSPDGLKYYDVVDGNGPVAEKGSSVQVHFDCIYRSITAVSSRESKLLAGNRIIAQPYVFKVGAPPGKERKREFVDNPNGLFSAQAAPKPPPALYSITEGMKVGGKRTVIVPPEAGYGQKGMSEIPPGATFELNVELLQVLPPEGK; encoded by the exons ATGGCGTCAATTCGGAGCATTCACAGATGGGATGTTGATAATCTCCTCCTCACCCCAACATCATCGGCCATCCAAACGCAGCCTCCAAAGCATGTGATTCTTCCAATGCCCATTTCCAGAAGATGCGCTATTTTGATTTCTGTGTTACCTTTCAGTGTCATTTCACAACCCCATTCATCAGACGCCAGAGAGAGGCGCACCAAAAAGAACATCCCTCTTGAGGACTACCTCACTAGTC CTGATGGATTGAAATACTATGATGTTGTTGATGGAAATGGACCAGTAGCTGAAAAAGGTTCATCTGTCCAG GTGCATTTTGACTGTATATATCGCAGCATTACAGCAGTGTCAAGTCGAGAGTCAAAACTCTTGGCTGGAAATCGAATCATTGCTCAG CCGTATGTGTTCAAGGTTGGGGCCCCTCCTGGCAAAGAGCGGAAGCGTGAATTTGTAGACAACCCGAATGGTTTATTTTCTGCACAAGCTGCACCTAAACCCCCACCAGCTCTGTACTCAATTACTGAAGGGATGAAAGTAGGGGGAAAG AGGACTGTGATTGTTCCTCCAGAGGCTGGGTATGGCCAAAAGGGAATGAGTGAGATCCCG CCAGGAGCTACTTTTGAGCTTAATGTGGAGCTTCTGCAAGTATTGCCACCAGAAGGAAAGTAG
- the LOC100259807 gene encoding MLO-like protein 9 isoform X1 yields the protein MGEGEGNSRELDQTPTWAVAAVCAVIILISIILEKVLHLVGELFQRRRKKALYEALEKVKGELMILGFISLLLTFGQNYISKICIPSDLADTMLPCPSGGQAHHEAEHKPEPAEGEHHRKLLWNEHRFLSVESEGVVCKEGHVPLISTHGLHQLHIFIFFLAVFHVIYSAITMALGRLKTRAWKEWERETEYDNDAARFRLTHETSFVRDHSSFWTKTPFLFVIVCFFRQFFRSVRKADYLTMRHGFVTVHLAPGSKFNFQKYIKRSLEDDFKVVVGISPVLWASVVVFLLLNVHGWEAMFWISIFPLVVILAVGTKLQAIITNMALEIQEKHAVVQGIPLVKVSDRHFWFSWPQLVLYLIHFTLFLNAFEITYFFWIWYEFGLKSCFHSDFDLIILRVAIGVGVQIMCSYITLPLYALVTQMGSTMKRAIFDEQTSRALKKWHMNAQKKKNEGKPEHGPTRTLGGSPGDSPVNTPSAAHPHFTNTAGQSDHCLPVAEADAPSSNQAANIMTSIDLRDQQQDSPPDLLTGP from the exons ATGGGAGAAGGAGAAGGGAATTCTAGGGAGCTTGATCAGACACCCACATGGGCAGTGGCTGCAGTTTGTGCAgttatcattttaatttctataatatTGGAAAAAGTTCTTCATTTGGTTGGTGAG ttatttcaaaGAAGGCGCAAGAAAGCTCTGTATGAAGCTCTTGAGAAAGTTAAAGGCG AACTTATGATTCTAGGATTCATTTCTCTACTCTTGACATTTGGGCAAAACTACATTTCCAAAATCTGTATTCCCTCTGACCTTGCTGATACGATGTTACCATGCCCGTCTGGAGGCCAAGCCCATCATGAAGCAGAGCATAAGCCTGAGCCAGCTGAAGGAGAACATCACAGAAAACTTCTGTGGAATGAGCATAGATTTTTATCAGTGGAGAGTGAAGGTGTGGTGTGCAAGGAG GGACATGTGCCACTTATATCTACACATGGATTACATCAGTTACACATCTTCATATTCTTTTTAGCAGTGTTCCATGTAATATACAGTGCAATAACGATGGCACTGGGAAGATTGAAG ACTCGTGCGTGGAAGGAGTGGGAAAGGGAGACTGAGTATGACAATG ATGCTGCAAGATTCAGGCTTACTCATGAGACCTCTTTTGTGAGGGATCACAGCAGTTTCTGGACTAAAACACCGTTCCTGTTTGTTATT GTATGTTTCTTTCGGCAATTCTTCAGATCTGTTCGAAAAGCTGACTACTTGACCATGCGCCATGGATTTGTCACT GTACATTTAGCCCCTGGAAGTAAGTTCAACTTCCAAAAGTACATCAAAAGATCCTTGGAAGATGACTTCAAGGTAGTTGTGGGAATCAG TCCAGTATTATGGGCTTCAGTCGTGGTATTTCTGCTTCTTAACGTTCATG GATGGGAGGCTATGTTTTGGATCTCCATATTTCCCCTAGTT GTAATCTTAGCAGTTGGAACAAAGCTTCAAGCAATCATAACAAATATGGCTcttgaaattcaagaaaaacATGCTGTCGTCCAGGGGATTCCTCTTGTGAAAGTCTCTGACAGACATTTTTGGTTCAGTTGGCCACAGCTAGTTCTTTATCTCATTCACTTCACCCTGTTTCTG AATGCATTTGAGATAACATATTTCTTTTGGATATGG TATGAGTTTGGGTTGAAGTCTTGCTTTCATAGTGATTTCGATCTTATAATTCTCAGGGTTGCTATTGG GGTTGGAGTCCAAATCATGTGCAGCTACATCACACTTCCTCTATATGCGCTTGTCACCCAG ATGGGATCAACCATGAAGAGGGCTATCTTTGATGAGCAAACATCCAGGGCCCTGAAGAAGTGGCATATGAATGctcagaagaagaagaatgagggGAAGCCAGAACACGGTCCTACTAGAACTCTGGGTGGAAGCCCAGGTGATTCGCCAGTAAACACTCCCTCGGCGGCACATCCCCACTTTACCAACACTGCAGGCCAGTCGGATCACTGCCTGCCTGTTGCGGAAGCAGACGCACCATCCTCCAACCAGGCTGCCAACATCATGACCAGCATTGATCTTCGTGACCAACAACAGGACTCTCCTCCAGACCTATTAACTGGACCCTGA
- the LOC100259807 gene encoding MLO-like protein 9 isoform X2, giving the protein MGEGEGNSRELDQTPTWAVAAVCAVIILISIILEKVLHLVGELFQRRRKKALYEALEKVKGELMILGFISLLLTFGQNYISKICIPSDLADTMLPCPSGGQAHHEAEHKPEPAEGEHHRKLLWNEHRFLSVESEGVVCKETRAWKEWERETEYDNDAARFRLTHETSFVRDHSSFWTKTPFLFVIVCFFRQFFRSVRKADYLTMRHGFVTVHLAPGSKFNFQKYIKRSLEDDFKVVVGISPVLWASVVVFLLLNVHGWEAMFWISIFPLVVILAVGTKLQAIITNMALEIQEKHAVVQGIPLVKVSDRHFWFSWPQLVLYLIHFTLFLNAFEITYFFWIWYEFGLKSCFHSDFDLIILRVAIGVGVQIMCSYITLPLYALVTQMGSTMKRAIFDEQTSRALKKWHMNAQKKKNEGKPEHGPTRTLGGSPGDSPVNTPSAAHPHFTNTAGQSDHCLPVAEADAPSSNQAANIMTSIDLRDQQQDSPPDLLTGP; this is encoded by the exons ATGGGAGAAGGAGAAGGGAATTCTAGGGAGCTTGATCAGACACCCACATGGGCAGTGGCTGCAGTTTGTGCAgttatcattttaatttctataatatTGGAAAAAGTTCTTCATTTGGTTGGTGAG ttatttcaaaGAAGGCGCAAGAAAGCTCTGTATGAAGCTCTTGAGAAAGTTAAAGGCG AACTTATGATTCTAGGATTCATTTCTCTACTCTTGACATTTGGGCAAAACTACATTTCCAAAATCTGTATTCCCTCTGACCTTGCTGATACGATGTTACCATGCCCGTCTGGAGGCCAAGCCCATCATGAAGCAGAGCATAAGCCTGAGCCAGCTGAAGGAGAACATCACAGAAAACTTCTGTGGAATGAGCATAGATTTTTATCAGTGGAGAGTGAAGGTGTGGTGTGCAAGGAG ACTCGTGCGTGGAAGGAGTGGGAAAGGGAGACTGAGTATGACAATG ATGCTGCAAGATTCAGGCTTACTCATGAGACCTCTTTTGTGAGGGATCACAGCAGTTTCTGGACTAAAACACCGTTCCTGTTTGTTATT GTATGTTTCTTTCGGCAATTCTTCAGATCTGTTCGAAAAGCTGACTACTTGACCATGCGCCATGGATTTGTCACT GTACATTTAGCCCCTGGAAGTAAGTTCAACTTCCAAAAGTACATCAAAAGATCCTTGGAAGATGACTTCAAGGTAGTTGTGGGAATCAG TCCAGTATTATGGGCTTCAGTCGTGGTATTTCTGCTTCTTAACGTTCATG GATGGGAGGCTATGTTTTGGATCTCCATATTTCCCCTAGTT GTAATCTTAGCAGTTGGAACAAAGCTTCAAGCAATCATAACAAATATGGCTcttgaaattcaagaaaaacATGCTGTCGTCCAGGGGATTCCTCTTGTGAAAGTCTCTGACAGACATTTTTGGTTCAGTTGGCCACAGCTAGTTCTTTATCTCATTCACTTCACCCTGTTTCTG AATGCATTTGAGATAACATATTTCTTTTGGATATGG TATGAGTTTGGGTTGAAGTCTTGCTTTCATAGTGATTTCGATCTTATAATTCTCAGGGTTGCTATTGG GGTTGGAGTCCAAATCATGTGCAGCTACATCACACTTCCTCTATATGCGCTTGTCACCCAG ATGGGATCAACCATGAAGAGGGCTATCTTTGATGAGCAAACATCCAGGGCCCTGAAGAAGTGGCATATGAATGctcagaagaagaagaatgagggGAAGCCAGAACACGGTCCTACTAGAACTCTGGGTGGAAGCCCAGGTGATTCGCCAGTAAACACTCCCTCGGCGGCACATCCCCACTTTACCAACACTGCAGGCCAGTCGGATCACTGCCTGCCTGTTGCGGAAGCAGACGCACCATCCTCCAACCAGGCTGCCAACATCATGACCAGCATTGATCTTCGTGACCAACAACAGGACTCTCCTCCAGACCTATTAACTGGACCCTGA